The DNA window actacgcggacgtccgtcgtaaaacgaccgcgaccgcgacctatcagtgtgcacggaacaaaacatccagagagccagatttcgatcggacgtccgtgcgctcaaggccacgtccgcgtccgtcgaccgatagtttgcacggttatgtgtatttccattgtccagattcccgtccgcggtcgatttacgacggacgtccgcgtagtgtgttcctagcttaaagctaggaacacactacgcggacgtccgtcgtaaaacgaccgcgaccgcgacctatcagtgtgcacggaacaaaacatccagagagccagatttcgatcggacgtccgtgcgctcaaggccacgtccgcgtccgtcgaccgatagtttgcacggttatgtgtatttccattgtccagattcccgtccgcggtcgatttacgacggacgtccgcgtagtgtgttcctagcttaaaaatAGGAACTTTAATTTAGCAATAtacgaaatatattttttatataatatatttacttaTAAAACTAATCGCCGAAGAAAATTGAACTACTGATTTTGTACAGGGTCCTTTTTTGGAAACAAAGTTATAAAGCGTGTTCCTCTTCTATTCCGTTATGTTGCCTAGCATGGTATTTTCGTTACGTTGAGTGACAGTGACAGACGTCATTCTCATTCCAGTCTTCCCTCGTGCTCGTGTGTATGTATGTCTACGATCGTTGTCATGTTTGTCTAACATTTTTACTTTTCTGAACTCTTCTACGTAGTAACTTTGAACCAAATAACAACAGAACAAATATTAACATGCAAGAATCAGACAACGAAGTTGCCGACACGGGGCCCGTCGATAATGCATGGGCTATGAAAATACCCAAGTTCACCCCTGAAGATAACCCTCATGGTCTGTTAGAAGAAAGTAAATTTGCAACCTTATTTCCCAAATATCGTGAACAGTACCTTAAAGAATGCTGGCCTCTCGTGCAGAAAGTGTTAAAAGAACATCACATTGTTGCCGAATTGGACCTTATTGAAGGTAGCATTATTGTGAAAACTACGAGAAAGACTTGGGAcccttatataataataaaagcaaGAGATTTAATGAAGCTGCTATCCAGAAGCGTTCCATTTGAGCAGGCAGTTAGGGTTCTAGAGGACGAAATAGGATGtgacattattaaaataaactcatttgtgCGAAAGAAGGAAACATTTCTGAAGAGACGACAGCGATTGATAGGACCAAATGGAGTCACCCTCAAGTCTATCGAATTATTGACCGAGTGTTACGTCCTTGTGCAAGGCAATACTGTGTCCGCTGTGGGCCCATACAAGGGTTTAGTTCAAGTCCGACGCATAGTAGAGGATACTATGAAAAACATCCACCCAATGTATAACATAAAAAGTTTAATGATTAAGAGAGAACTAATGAAAGATCCTAGACTAAAAAATGAAAGCTGGGACAGGTTCCTGCCAACATTTAAAAGCAAAAATGTGCCAAGGAAACAGCCGAAAAAGAAAGTTGAGAAGAAACCTTACACCCCATTCCCACCGCCGCAAGCAGAGAGCAAGATTGACAAGGAGCTGGCTACTGGAGAGTACTTCCTCAAGGACGAGCAGAAGAAGGCTAAGAAGAGGCATGCCAGAGAGGAGAAGCAAGAACAAAATAAGCGGGCTCGTGCGGAACAGCGGCAGAAGGACTTCCTTCCACCGGAAGAAAAATTTGCTGCACCATCTACATCCACAGAGACAACAGTGGATATCCAACAGTTTAAGGCTAAAATGAAGAAATTCTCTAAACAGCACAAAGGACTGAAAAAATCTAAGGCACAGGATAATGGTCAATAGTAAAGTAAAAAAGTTGCTGATTCTTTATTACAACAAAATATAGGGAATTTTTAATTGATGTGGACCATTATATTGAAAATGCTCTACTACTAATATGACTATTATAACTCACAGTTAGTCCAAGCACATGTACTGGTCCAGATTCGCATTGACAGACTGGTTTATACAACTACCTTACTTTGTGCACACAATCTCAAATCAAAACCTACCTTCATTGTCTATGAAAATCACTCACATCAGGGATTTGCTGCTACTACATTAACAGAACATACTGCCTTTTCATTGTAAGAAATAACTTCAAATTTGGCATGTAAATTACTATTTCATATAGAGAACCTTGTAgacattaatatatttttacattCATACAAAATACACTACTTTGTCACCTATAAAAGAAATAGCCTGAGGCAAATGATGGAAGtgttaataattataatcttaGTTTTAAGAAAAGACAGATTtttggataaataaataaaaaaaatgtattaaaatatttttattttgttttctttgtcAACTTTAAATCTGGTATTGCAGTATTTTTTGTGATATATTTCTTTCCATTCATAAAAGGTTGAAGAGCTTCCGGAATAAATATTTTGCCTTTTGTGTCTTGGTGCGTTTCAAGTAAAGTGATCAGCATCCTTGGTATTGCACAAGCCGTCCCGTTCAATGTGTGCACATAATTTGTTGTGTTGTCCTGTTTGTATTTGATGTTCAGTCTTCTTGATTGGTAATCTGTACAATTGCTGCAACTTGAAACTTCTCCGTAATTTCCTCGGCCTGGCATCCAAGCTTCAATATCGTATTttctgaagaaaaaaaaaatttggataAAAAATGCTGTCACAATGAAGAATTATTATGTTTCAAatatattattcaaataaaaaccTTAGCACAAGCAAGCCAGTATAAGCATTTTCGCGTATTAGATTTTTTATACGTTTTTCCATTGTTTCCGGTCTTAGGGGTTCTAGCTGGAGAAAATTCCATGAACCTTAATATATTCATTCTGTCATGTAATTATAGTCCATACTGTAAATAAACACTGAGGGCTTTTTGCAAAAACACAGTCACTTCAATTTAAAGTAATATTAGATCAAAGCTTCCATATAGATATAAAACTCATAAAAACAAAGAGAATCAAGTATATAGAGAATTATTGTCATCAAGAGTAAAATAAGTCACAGACGTCACAGTGCAGAGACTGCCGTCTCTTTTAAACATTAAaccctccgttttgacaatttaaccTACCTTTACTTCATTGGTGGTTAATTTCTCAAATATTACCATTAGCAACATTTTGCTCAAATACTTAGACATGATGCTACACAAACCTGTAAGCAGGAGCTCCTAACTCATGCGGTGGCATATCCAGCACTTTCATGTTGAATCCGAGGGGCATGAACATTTGTTCCTGCATGGTCCTGATGTATTCCAGCATCTCCTCCGACTGCTGTGGTGTGGTAACAGCAAACATTTCCACTTTTGTGAACTGGTGTACTCTAGAACAGAGATAAGAGGTAAACTTGATTATCTATGTACAGAAATCTTATCTTGTTGAGAACCAAGTATGTTTAATTCATAAAAAatctagcttttgcct is part of the Leguminivora glycinivorella isolate SPB_JAAS2020 chromosome 10, LegGlyc_1.1, whole genome shotgun sequence genome and encodes:
- the LOC125230545 gene encoding KRR1 small subunit processome component homolog; translated protein: MQESDNEVADTGPVDNAWAMKIPKFTPEDNPHGLLEESKFATLFPKYREQYLKECWPLVQKVLKEHHIVAELDLIEGSIIVKTTRKTWDPYIIIKARDLMKLLSRSVPFEQAVRVLEDEIGCDIIKINSFVRKKETFLKRRQRLIGPNGVTLKSIELLTECYVLVQGNTVSAVGPYKGLVQVRRIVEDTMKNIHPMYNIKSLMIKRELMKDPRLKNESWDRFLPTFKSKNVPRKQPKKKVEKKPYTPFPPPQAESKIDKELATGEYFLKDEQKKAKKRHAREEKQEQNKRARAEQRQKDFLPPEEKFAAPSTSTETTVDIQQFKAKMKKFSKQHKGLKKSKAQDNGQ